The following is a genomic window from Burkholderiales bacterium.
CTTTGTAAAAAGAACTGAACCTCCCTTGGAAACCGCCATGGCGCGCGAATTATTTCGATTTGCAACGCACTAATGATTGCAATGCCGCTTCCCTGACTTCAGCCAACCCACGCGACGGACGGGCTATTAGGCGACGGTGCGGTGCCGGCGCGTAGCGAAAGGCGCTCTACTGATTAGGTACGGTAATTGCTGTTTACGGTTGGCTGCGGCGCGGTTTGCCGCTCATAACTAATTATCAAACCATGATCGAGGAGAAACGTATGAACAAGTTCTTAAGCAGAATGTTGGCGGTGCTGTTCACGGCCGGCTTGAGTTTCACGGCTGCCGCCGAGGAATCGCATCCAGGCGCATCCGATAAAGGCAAATCCGACTACGGCTCGCAGCGCGGCGTGACCGATGACTCGTCTAACCGCACGCGCGCCGAAGTGCAAGCCGAATACAAAGCCGCGGTAGCGAACTGCAACAACCAGAGCGGTGCGGCGAAAACCAGTTGCATGAAAAAAGCAGCGAAAGAGCGCGACAAAATGATGTCGTCGGTCAAGACTCGGACCAAAGGCGAGGCCGGCGTCTCGGGTCGCACCGGAACGGGTGCTGGAACCAATAACAATGATTCGGCGCCGGTTGGAGAAAAATCGAGCGATCCGACCAGCCAGGGTTCCTCGGCGACGAAACGGGCGACTGACAAAGCGGGCAGCGGCAGTTCGAGCCGTAGCGATAAAGAGGGCGTCTCGGGTCGCGCCGGAACGGGTGCTGGAACCAACAACAATGATTCGGCGCCGGTTGGAGAAAAATCGAGCGATCCGACCAGCCAGGGTTCCTCGGCGACGAAACGGACGAATGACAAACCGGGAAGCGGCGCGGGCAGCGGCAGCTCGAGCCGTACCGACAAGGAAGGTGTCTCGGGCCGCGCCGGAAAAGGCGCTGGAACCGATAACGATGACTCGGCGCTGATTGGAGAAAAGCCGAGTAATCCAACCAGCCAGGGTTCGTCGGCGCTGGATCGTGAGACTGAAGGTTCGGGCTCGAAACGCAAGTAAGCGCTGAAGCAGTTGCGCGGTAAATCAGCGCTGAGTGGAATAAAGAAAACACGAAACTGTAGTCGAATCGAAGCAGGGCTTGCCCTGCTTTTTTTTCTGCTTTCGCGGGTATCTGCCGCAGTCACTATACCGGCCCGATCAATTCGACAAATTCGAAATGCCAGTCATCGGACCCCGTATCTACAATCTGTTCCCGTTGCTGTCCGGCAAGGTCAGCGATTGGTCGGCGCATCTGCCGCGCATCGCGGCGATGGATTTCAACTGGATTTTCGTCAATCCGTTCCACTATCCGGGTTTTTCCGGCAGCCTGTATGCGGTCAAGGATTATCATCGGCTGCACCCTCTGCTGCAGGGCGATAGCAGCGAAAGCGCGGAAACGCTGCTTCGCAAATTCGTGGACGACGCCGAGCGCCATGGCCTCGGCGTCATCATGGACCTCGTCATCAATCATACGGCCAAAGATGCCGAACTGGTCTCGACTCACCCGGATTGGTACGTGCGCGAAGCTAACGGTGAAATCAAGAGTCCGAGCGCGATCGATCCCGCCGACGCCAATCAGGTGACGGTCTGGGGCGATCTCGCCGAACTCGATTACGCGGCGAAGTCTGGCGAACTCGCGCAATACTGGGCGCGGCTGGCCGCTGATTACGCCGGCCTCGGCATTCGCGGCTTTCGCTGCGATGCCGCTTATAAAATCCCCGGTGCAGTATGGGGGACGGTTATCGATGCGACGCGTGCAGCGGTGCCGGAGGCGCAATTTTTTGCCGAGACCCTCGGCGCCCGGCTGCCGGAAACGGAACAACTGAAGAGCGCCGGTTTCGATTATTTTTTCAATAGTGCAAAATGGTGGGACTTCCGCGAGCCCTGGCTGCTCGAGCAATACGAAATGTTCCGCAAGATCGCACCCTCCATTGCATTTCCCGATAGCCACGATACGACCCGCCTTGCCGCGGATACGGACGCCGACCCACGCGAATCTGCGCTGCGCTATCTGTTTGCGGCGTGCTTTTCCAGCGGCGTCATGATCACCCAAGGCTACGAATTCGGCTTTCGAAAAAAACTCGATGTCGTCCGGACAAGACCGGACGATTGGGAGATGCCGAGCTTCGATTTGACGGCTTTCATTCGCGATGTCAACGCCATGAAAAGCCGGGTGCCGGTGCTCAACGAGGAAGGTCCGCAGCAGCGCGTGACGCCACCCGATTCGCCGGTCACGGCACTTTTGCGGCGCGGCCGGAAGACGCCGGGGCGTACGCTCAGCCTCATCAATACATTGGGCGGGTCCAGTCATCCGTTCGGCGTCGATGCGATCAGCGGCGTGCTCGGCGCGGCGCGCGATTCGATCGAAGAGATTACGCCGGGACAGGCGCCGCTCACATTCCGCAACTCGTCCGAGGTATCGATACCCGCCCGCGCCATGCGGATTTTTCACCGGCAAGAATAAGGAAACTACGGCGTGGAGCACAGCGCAACGCGCACCGTTTTTATCGAAGGCGTCAAGCCCGAACTCGACGGCGGCCGTTACCCGGTCAAACGCGAAGTCGGCGATCGTTTCGAGGTGTCCGCCGACATCCTGAAGGAAGGTCACGACGTGCTTGCGGCTGTCGTCCGCTACCGCGAAAAGGGCGATGACGGGAACGGCGGCGGCTGGCGCGAGGCGCCGATGCGGTTCGTCGATAACGATCGCTGGGCCGGCAGTTTCGAATTGACGGCCAACACGCGCTATCTGTATACGGTCGTCGCCTGGGCGGATGCGTTTTTGTCGTGGCGCAACGAGTTCCAGAAAAAGTCCGCGGCCGGACAGGATATCCATCTCGAACTCGAGGAAGGGCGCTTGCTGATTGCCGACGCGGTGCCGCGCGCGGCCGCGCCGTTCCGGCAGCAGATCGCGCTGGTCCTCGATCAGTTCGCGGAGGCCGAACACGAACAGCGCATCGAATTGGTGCTGTCTGAGCGCGTGCAGCGCCTGCTGCAGCAGGCGCCGGATCGCAGCCTCGCCACCACTTACGACCGCGAACTCGAAGTGATCGTCGACCGCGTGCGCGCGCGCTTTGCCGCATGGTACGAGATGGTGCCGCGATCGCAGGGCACTGTGCCGGGCAAAAGCGCAACGTTCGCGGACTGCGTTGCGCGCCTGCCTGAAATCAGGAACCTCGGCTTCGATGTCGTCTACCTGACGCCGATTCATCCCATCGGCCGTACGCATCGCAAAGGGCCGAACAATACCCTGAATCCGGGCCCGGACGATCCGGGCAGTTTTTATGCGATCGGCAACGAGGAGGGCGGCCACACGGCGATACACGCCGAACTCGGCACGCTCGATGATTTTCGCAACTTCGTCGTCGAAACGCGCAAGCTCGATATGGAAATCGCGCTCGACATCGCCATCCAGTGTTCGCCGGATCACCCGTATATCGCGGAACATCCGGAGTGGTTCAGCTATCGCCCCGACGGCACCATAAAGCACGCCGAGAACCCGCCCAAGAAATACCAGGACATCGTCAATGTCAATTTCTACGGCGAACATCGCGAAGCGTTGTGGCGTGAATGGCGCAACGTGTTTCTGTTCTGGATAAAGCAGGGCGTCAGGATATTCCGCGTCGATAATCCGCACACCAAACCCGTGCAATTCTGGGAATGGCTGATCGCGGACGTGCAGCACGCCCATCCGGATGTCATATTCCTGGCCGAAGCCTTCACCCGGCCGAAACTGCTGCAGGCTCTCGCGAAGGCTGGCTTCACGCAGTCCTATACGTATTTCACCTGGCGAAATTTCAAGCAGGAGCTGACCGAGTACCTGACGGAACTGACGCAGACCGAGGTGCGCGAATATTTGCGTCCGAATTTCTTCGTCAGCACGCCGGATATCCTGCCGGGCTTTCTGCAGACCGGCGGCCGACCGGCGCACCAGATACGTCTGATCCTGGCTGCCACGCTGTCGAGCGTCTACGGTATCTACAACAGCTTCGAGTTGTGCGAAAACGCGGCGGTGCCGGACAGCGAGGAATTCCTGCATTCGGAAAAGTACGAATACAAGGTATGGGATTGGGATCGCCCTGGCAACATCAAGGATTACATCGCCGCGATCAATCGCATTCGCGCCGAAAACCCGGCGCTGCACGAATTCGAAAACCTGCGCTTTTATCCGGCCGACGACGACAACATATTGTTCTACGGCAAGGCCGACCGCGATCGCGCTAATCTCATTTTTATCGCCGTCAATCTCGATCCGTTCGAGCCGCATCAGGCGGTGCTCGAGTTTCCGCTGGCCGAAATGGGGATAAAGCGCGACCGCACGTTCCAGGTCGAGGAATTGTTGAGCGGTAAAAAGCATTTGTGGCGCGGCGCAAGGCACAGCGTCGATCTCGATCCGCAGGTGAATCCGGCGGAGATTTACCGGATCAGTCCGTGGGCGTACAAAGAATATGCGGAACCGTGTTTTTAGCGGATGCCGTTCCGGACGCGCCGAGCGCGCGCCGGAATCCAGTGCTTCAGACCGGTGGATTCCAGCGGTCGCGGGAATGACATCCGTGTTGTTTGCCGCTTCCCAATTCCCGATTTCCTAAAATGCTCTCCAACGATCCCTTCTGGTACAAGGACGCCATCGTTTACCAGTTGCACGTCAAGGCGTTTTTCGACAGCAACAACGACGGTCTCGGCGATTTTGCCGGCCTGATCCAGAAGCTCGATTACATTCAGGACCTCGGCGTCAATACGCTGTGGTTGCTGCCGTTTTACCCGTCGCCGATGCGCGACGACGGCTATGACATCGCCGACTACCGCAACATCCATCCCGACTACGGCACCATGCACGACTTCCGCCAGTTCGTGCGCGAAGCCCACAAGCGCGATTTGCGCGTGATTACCGAGCTCGTCATCAATCACACATCGGACCAGCACCCGTGGTTTCAGGCTGCGCGCGCCGCGCCGGCCTGTTCGTCGAAGCGTGATTTCTACGTCTGGAGCGACGACGACAAGAAGTTCGCCGACACGCGCATCATTTTCACCGATACCGAAACCTCGAACTGGGCGTGGGATCCTGTAGCGCGCCAGTATTATTGGCATCGGTTTTTTTCGCACCAGCCCGACCTGAACCACAACAATCCGCAGGTGGTGAAAGCCGTGATCCGCGTCATGCGCTTCTGGTTCGATGCCGGCGTCGACGGCATGCGGCTCGATGCGATTCCGTATCTGACCGTGCGCGAAGGCACCCATAACGAGAATCTGCCCGAGACGCATGCCGTGCTGAAGCAGATGCGCGCGGCGCTCGATCAGCATTATGCGAATCGCATGTTTCTGGCCGAGGCCAATCAATGGCCGGAGGACGTGCGCGATTATTTCGGCAATGGCGACGAATGCCATATGGCGTATCACTTTCCGCTGATGCCGCGCATCTACATGGCGGTCGCCCAGGAAGACCGCCATCCGATCGTCGATATTCTGCGCCAGACGCCGTCGATTCCGGACAACTGCCAGTGGGCGATTTTCCTGCGCAATCACGATGAACTGACCCTGGAAATGGTCACCGACAGCGAGCGCGACTACATGTACCAGATTTACGCGACCGACAAGCGCATGCGCGTCAATGTCGGCATCCGCCGCCGGCTGGCGCCGCTGATGCAGAACAATCGCGATACCATAGCGCTCGTCAACAGTCTCCTCATGTCGATGCCCGGTTCGCCGATCCTGTATTACGGCGACGAGATCGCGATGGGCGACAACATTTATCTCGGCGACCGCAACGGCGTGCGCACGCCGATGCAATGGAGCTCCGACCGCAACGCCGGCTTTTCACGTGCCGATCCGGCACGCCTGTTTCTGCCGCCGATCATGGACCCTGTCTATGGCTACGAAGGCGTCAATGTCGAAGCGCAAAGCCGCAGTCCGTCTTCACTTTTGAACTGGATGAAGCGGCTGATCGCGGTGCGCAAAGCCTATCAGGCGTTCGGCCGCGGCACGCTGACCCTGCTGCGCCCGGGCAATCGCAAAGTGCTCGCCTACGTGCGCGAATATGGCGACGAAGTGATCCTGTGTGTGGCAAATCTTTCGCGCTCGGCGCAGCCGGCCGAACTCGATCTCGTCTCTTATAAAAACCTGGTGCCGATCGAGCTCGTCGGCCGCACGCCGTTTCCGCCGATCGGCGACCTGCCGTACTTCCTGACTTTGCCGGGTTACGCGTTTTACTGGTTCAGCCTCGCGACCGAGGCCGCGGGTCCGCGCTGGCACGAGGAACGCCTGCCGCGCACTGAACTACCGGTTCTGGTGATAGCCTCCGGCGCAAGAAACGTCACCGCGGCCACTGCGCACAACGAAGTGTTGCAGCGCTTGCTCGAAACGCCGGCGCGCCAGCAACTCGAACGCGAAGTCTTGCCGGCCATGCTGTCGTCGCAACGCTGGTTTGCGCTCAAAGGCGCCGCGATCACCGGTATCGAACTCGCCCATGCCGTGCTGTTCGAGCACGGCGATAGCGCATGGCTGCTCGGTTGGGCGAGCGTGCATACGGCGGAGCAGGGCAGCCAGTGTTATTTCGTGCCGATATCCGTGGCGTGGGACAGCGATGACGCCGACGGCAAGCCGGGCGCGACGCGTAATCCCTATGCGCGCATCCGTATGAAATCGCGGACCGGTATGTTGTACGACGCTTTTTTCGACGATGCCTTCTGCCGCGCGATGGCGGGTGCGATGCACGATAATCGCGAGATCGCCAGCGGCGCCGGGCGGCTGCGCTTTCACGCAACCGCCGTGTTCGACGAACTCGCCGGCGATGGCGACATGACCTTGCGCAGGCTCGGCATCGAGCAGAGCAATACCTCGGTCGTCATCGGCGAACGCCTGATTCTGAAGGGCTACCGGCGGCTGATCGAGGGCCGCAATCCCGAGCTCGAGATCGGTCAGTTCCTGACTCAGACCGCGCCGGCGGTACGCATCCCGCCGCTCGCCGGCGCGCTCGAGTATTGCGAAGGTGAAGACAAAGTGATCACGTTGGCCGCGCTGCAGGGTTATATCGGCAATCAGGGCGATGGCTGGTCTTATACGCTGTCGTATCTCGAACGCTTCCTCGATGCGCGGCTGCTGAAAGATCGCGACAGCCGGCCCGCCGCCGATGCCCACGCGGTTTATCTGATGCTGATGCGTGTGCTCGGGCAACGTACGGTCGAACTGCACGCCGCGCTCGCGGTGCCGCACGGCAACCCGGATTTCGATCCGGAGCCCGTCAGCGCGGACGATGTCCAGCGCTGGAGTGCGCGCGTCGCGGAAGATGCGCGAGTCACCCTCAAGTCGCTCGATCAAAGCCTTTCCGGATTGTCGGACGCAGCCCGTACCGTTGCCGACGGCGTGCTCGCCGACACCGCGGCGCTGATTGCGCGCATCGAGCAAAGCGCGCGGATGAAATGGAATCCCGTCTCCGCAGGGTCCGCACAGGATGCAATGAAAACGCGCTACCACGGCGACTTTCATCTCGGTCAAGTGCTGATCGCACACAACGATGTCGTCATCGTCGACTTCGAAGGCGAACCGGCGCGCCCGCTTGCTGAGCGGCGTGTCAAGCATTCGCCGCTGCGCGATGTCGCCGGCATGCGCCGCTCGCTGAATTACGCGGCGAACGAATCGGTGCTGCGGCTGGCGGCCGATCGGCCGCGCGACCGACCGTTGCTCGCGGAACTTGCCGCCGACTGGGAAAGACAGGCGGCTACCGGCTTTCTGGAAAGTTACGGCGGGCCGCCGGACGCCTGGTCTGATGAAGTGCGCAGCCTGCTCGATCTTTTCACTTTCGAAAAAGCGCTGTACGAAGTCCGCTATGAACTGGCCAACCGTCCCGACTGGGTACAGATTCCGCTGAACGGGATTGCCGAACTGCTCGGCTTGAATATCGCAATCAATCCTGACACTACGAAGCCGTGAACGAAAAAGTTTTGGCGATGGTGATGGCGGGCGGCGAGGGCAGCCGGCTGCACCCGCTGACGGCGGAACGCTCCAAGCCATCGGTGCCATTTGGCGGCCGCTACCGCATCGTCGATTTCGTGCTGAGCAATTTGATCAATTCCGAAATCAACTCGATCTATCTGCTGGTGCAATACAAATCGCAATCGCTGATCGAGCACGTGCGCCAGTCGTGGGTGCTGTCGCCGATGCTTCCGGCGCAATTCGTGACCATCGTGCCGCCGCAGATGCTGGCCGGCGAGGAATGGTTTCAGGGCACCGCCGATGCCGTACGGCAAAATCTGAATCTGATCTACCAGCACAAGCCCGATCTCGTCGCCGTGTTCGGGGCCGATCATATTTACCGGATGGATCTGCGGCAGATGATCGCGTTCCATCTGGACAACGATTGCGATGTGTCGGTCGCAGCACTCCCGGTGCCGATAGAACAGGCGTCCGCGTTCGGCGTCATCACCGCCGATGCCGATGGCAAGATCGCCGAGTTTCTCGAAAAGCCAAAATCGCCGCCGCCGATGCCCGGCGACCCGGCGCGCGTATACGCGTCGATGGGCAATTATTTATTTCGGACCGAGACGCTGGTCGCGGCGCTCGAATCGGATCAGAGCCAGCACGAGAACGATTTCGGGCGCCATGTGTTGCCGCGCCTGATCGGCGATCACAAGGTTTACGCGTACGACTTCGGCCAGAACAAGATACCGGGCGCGAAAGCTTACGAGGAAGTGAACTACTGGCGCGATGTCGGTACCATCGAAGCGTATTTCGACGCGCACCAGGACGTGCTGGGCCGCGAACCGCGCTTCGACGTACGCAATCGGCAGTGGCCGATTTATTCGTCGAGCTATCAGGGCCCGGTCGCCAAAATCCTGAGCGGCAATATTTCCAACAGCATTGTGGGCGGCGGCGCGTTGGTTAGCGGCGCCAGTGTAAAAAACACCATCCTGCGCCGCGAGGTTACGCTCGAAGAGGGCGTCGAGCTCGACCAGTGCATAATCATGGATTACGCGCGCATCGAGCGCGGTTGCCGGCTTCGGCGCGTAATAGTCGATCGCTACAATGTGATCAAGGCCGGCGCCACCATAGGCTACGACGAAGCAGCCGACCGCCAGCGCTATCA
Proteins encoded in this region:
- a CDS encoding alpha-1,4-glucan--maltose-1-phosphate maltosyltransferase, whose translation is MEHSATRTVFIEGVKPELDGGRYPVKREVGDRFEVSADILKEGHDVLAAVVRYREKGDDGNGGGWREAPMRFVDNDRWAGSFELTANTRYLYTVVAWADAFLSWRNEFQKKSAAGQDIHLELEEGRLLIADAVPRAAAPFRQQIALVLDQFAEAEHEQRIELVLSERVQRLLQQAPDRSLATTYDRELEVIVDRVRARFAAWYEMVPRSQGTVPGKSATFADCVARLPEIRNLGFDVVYLTPIHPIGRTHRKGPNNTLNPGPDDPGSFYAIGNEEGGHTAIHAELGTLDDFRNFVVETRKLDMEIALDIAIQCSPDHPYIAEHPEWFSYRPDGTIKHAENPPKKYQDIVNVNFYGEHREALWREWRNVFLFWIKQGVRIFRVDNPHTKPVQFWEWLIADVQHAHPDVIFLAEAFTRPKLLQALAKAGFTQSYTYFTWRNFKQELTEYLTELTQTEVREYLRPNFFVSTPDILPGFLQTGGRPAHQIRLILAATLSSVYGIYNSFELCENAAVPDSEEFLHSEKYEYKVWDWDRPGNIKDYIAAINRIRAENPALHEFENLRFYPADDDNILFYGKADRDRANLIFIAVNLDPFEPHQAVLEFPLAEMGIKRDRTFQVEELLSGKKHLWRGARHSVDLDPQVNPAEIYRISPWAYKEYAEPCF
- a CDS encoding glucose-1-phosphate adenylyltransferase; this encodes MVMAGGEGSRLHPLTAERSKPSVPFGGRYRIVDFVLSNLINSEINSIYLLVQYKSQSLIEHVRQSWVLSPMLPAQFVTIVPPQMLAGEEWFQGTADAVRQNLNLIYQHKPDLVAVFGADHIYRMDLRQMIAFHLDNDCDVSVAALPVPIEQASAFGVITADADGKIAEFLEKPKSPPPMPGDPARVYASMGNYLFRTETLVAALESDQSQHENDFGRHVLPRLIGDHKVYAYDFGQNKIPGAKAYEEVNYWRDVGTIEAYFDAHQDVLGREPRFDVRNRQWPIYSSSYQGPVAKILSGNISNSIVGGGALVSGASVKNTILRREVTLEEGVELDQCIIMDYARIERGCRLRRVIVDRYNVIKAGATIGYDEAADRQRYHVSDSGIVVIGRGKRGLDRGYAI
- a CDS encoding alpha-amylase gives rise to the protein MPVIGPRIYNLFPLLSGKVSDWSAHLPRIAAMDFNWIFVNPFHYPGFSGSLYAVKDYHRLHPLLQGDSSESAETLLRKFVDDAERHGLGVIMDLVINHTAKDAELVSTHPDWYVREANGEIKSPSAIDPADANQVTVWGDLAELDYAAKSGELAQYWARLAADYAGLGIRGFRCDAAYKIPGAVWGTVIDATRAAVPEAQFFAETLGARLPETEQLKSAGFDYFFNSAKWWDFREPWLLEQYEMFRKIAPSIAFPDSHDTTRLAADTDADPRESALRYLFAACFSSGVMITQGYEFGFRKKLDVVRTRPDDWEMPSFDLTAFIRDVNAMKSRVPVLNEEGPQQRVTPPDSPVTALLRRGRKTPGRTLSLINTLGGSSHPFGVDAISGVLGAARDSIEEITPGQAPLTFRNSSEVSIPARAMRIFHRQE
- the treS gene encoding maltose alpha-D-glucosyltransferase, with protein sequence MLSNDPFWYKDAIVYQLHVKAFFDSNNDGLGDFAGLIQKLDYIQDLGVNTLWLLPFYPSPMRDDGYDIADYRNIHPDYGTMHDFRQFVREAHKRDLRVITELVINHTSDQHPWFQAARAAPACSSKRDFYVWSDDDKKFADTRIIFTDTETSNWAWDPVARQYYWHRFFSHQPDLNHNNPQVVKAVIRVMRFWFDAGVDGMRLDAIPYLTVREGTHNENLPETHAVLKQMRAALDQHYANRMFLAEANQWPEDVRDYFGNGDECHMAYHFPLMPRIYMAVAQEDRHPIVDILRQTPSIPDNCQWAIFLRNHDELTLEMVTDSERDYMYQIYATDKRMRVNVGIRRRLAPLMQNNRDTIALVNSLLMSMPGSPILYYGDEIAMGDNIYLGDRNGVRTPMQWSSDRNAGFSRADPARLFLPPIMDPVYGYEGVNVEAQSRSPSSLLNWMKRLIAVRKAYQAFGRGTLTLLRPGNRKVLAYVREYGDEVILCVANLSRSAQPAELDLVSYKNLVPIELVGRTPFPPIGDLPYFLTLPGYAFYWFSLATEAAGPRWHEERLPRTELPVLVIASGARNVTAATAHNEVLQRLLETPARQQLEREVLPAMLSSQRWFALKGAAITGIELAHAVLFEHGDSAWLLGWASVHTAEQGSQCYFVPISVAWDSDDADGKPGATRNPYARIRMKSRTGMLYDAFFDDAFCRAMAGAMHDNREIASGAGRLRFHATAVFDELAGDGDMTLRRLGIEQSNTSVVIGERLILKGYRRLIEGRNPELEIGQFLTQTAPAVRIPPLAGALEYCEGEDKVITLAALQGYIGNQGDGWSYTLSYLERFLDARLLKDRDSRPAADAHAVYLMLMRVLGQRTVELHAALAVPHGNPDFDPEPVSADDVQRWSARVAEDARVTLKSLDQSLSGLSDAARTVADGVLADTAALIARIEQSARMKWNPVSAGSAQDAMKTRYHGDFHLGQVLIAHNDVVIVDFEGEPARPLAERRVKHSPLRDVAGMRRSLNYAANESVLRLAADRPRDRPLLAELAADWERQAATGFLESYGGPPDAWSDEVRSLLDLFTFEKALYEVRYELANRPDWVQIPLNGIAELLGLNIAINPDTTKP